A DNA window from Aythya fuligula isolate bAytFul2 chromosome 4, bAytFul2.pri, whole genome shotgun sequence contains the following coding sequences:
- the LOC116488885 gene encoding toll-like receptor 1 gives MTKKMRYLQHFFVYECLFVLTFWNNISLSVEDELFTPVSNNFPEGGSDKTIMSLPLLHEHHQQSKVDYNWVVIENTTESLSLSQITNGNVKKLITLLSDFRKGSRLQNLTLTNVSVDWNIFLELLQTIWQSSIEYFNINNFTQLSDIKKYNFRYSGTSMKALALKNILVTDLYFSQNDLYQIFADMNIEALTVEGSEMIHMLCPSFDSPFRYINFINNDLTDLLFQNCDTLIQLEIFILQKNKFESLSKVSSMTKYMKSLRYLDVSSNLLRNDGAEEHCQWTKSLKELDLSSNQLTESVFGCLPVNVKKLDLHNNQIPSVPQGIAELKSLKELNLASNRLADLPGCGGFSALEILNMEMNSILTPSADFFESCQRVRELEAGHNPFKCSCELQAFMRLERQSGGKLSGWPEAYVCEYPEELKGTQLKDFHLTELACNTTLLLVTALLLTLVLVGVVAFVCIYLDVPWYVRMLWQWTQTKRRAWHECPEERESVLQFHAFVSYSERDSVWVKNELIPNLEKGEGSVQLCQHERNFVPGKSIVENIINCIDKSYKSIFVLSPNFVQSEWCHYELYFAHHKLFSENCNSLILILLEPIPPYIIPARYHKLKALMAKRTYLEWPKERSKRALFWANLRAAININLPVAEGQRCGERD, from the coding sequence atgacaaagaaaatgagatatcTCCAGCACTTTTTTGTTTATGAGTGTCTGTTTGTATTAACTTTTTGGAACAATATCAGCCTGTCTGTGGAAGATGAACTCTTTACACCTGTATCTAATAATTTTCCAGAAGGTGGTTCTGACAAAACCATCATGAGCCTTCCACTGTTGCATGAACATCATCAGCAGTCCAAAGTTGATTACAATTGGGTTGTAATAGAAAACACTACAGAAAGCCTGTCATTGTCACAAATCACAAATGGCAatgtaaaaaaattaataactttATTGTCTGATTTCAGAAAAGGCTCCAGGCTACAAAATCTGACACTGACGAATGTGTCAGTGgactggaatatttttcttgaacTTCTTCAGACTATATGGCAATCATCCATTGAATATTTCAATATCAACAATTTTACGCAATTGTCggacattaaaaaatataacttcAGGTATTCGGGTACTTCCATGAAAGCACTGGCACTGAAGAACATTTTAGTCACAGACCTGTACTTTTCACAGAATGACCTGTACCAGATATTTGCAGACATGAACATTGAAGCCTTGACAGTAGAAGGATCAGAGATGATACATATGCTATGTCCTTCATTTGACAGTCCCTTTAGATACATAAATTTTATAAACAATGATTTAACCGATCTGCTTTTTCAAAACTGTGATACATTAATTCAACTGGAGATATTTATCttacagaagaataaatttGAGAGCCTTTCCAAGGTGAGCTCCATGACCAAGTACATGAAATCACTGAGGTATCTGGACGTGAGCAGCAACTTGCTGCGTAACGATGGAGCCGAGGAGCACTGCCAATGGACCAAGTCTCTGAAGGAGCTGGACCTGTCCTCAAACCAGCTGACAGAGTCCGTCTTCGGGTGCTTGCCGGTCAATGTCAAGAAACTGGACCTACACAACAACCAGATCCCCAGCGTCCCCCAGGGGATTGCTGAGCTGAAGTCCTTGAAAGAGCTGAACCTGGCGTCGAACAGGCTGGCCGACCTGCCGGGGTGCGGTGGCTTTTCGGCCCTGGAGATCCTGAATATGGAGATGAACTCGATCCTCACCCCTTCCGCCGACTTCTTTGAGAGCTGCCAGAGGGTGCGGGAGCTGGAAGCCGGGCACAATCCGTTCAAGTGCTCCTGTGAACTGCAGGCCTTCATGCGTCTTGAGAGGCAGTCTGGGGGGAAGCTGTCCGGCTGGCCGGAGGCATACGTGTGCGAGTACCCCGAGGAGCTGAAGGGAACGCAGCTGAAGGACTTCCACTTGACGGAGCTGGCTTGCAACACGACCCTGTTGCTTGTGACGGCTCTGCTGCTGACGCTGGTGCTGGTGGGAGTGGTGGCCTTTGTGTGCATCTACCTGGACGTGCCGTGGTACGTGCGCATGCTGTGGCAGTGGACGCAGACGAAGCGCAGAGCTTGGCACGAGTGCCCCGAGGAGCGGGAAAGCGTCCTGCAGTTCCACGCCTTCGTTTCCTACAGCGAGCGCGATTCCGTGTGGGTGAAGAACGAGCTGATCCCGAACCTGGAGAAGGGGGAGGGCAGCgtccagctgtgccagcacgAGAGAAACTTTGTTCCCGGCAAGAGCATTGTGGAGAATATCATTAACTGCATAGACAAGAGCTACAAGTCAATCTTTGTGTTGTCTCCCAACTTTGTGCAGAGCGAGTGGTGTCACTACGAGCTGTACTTTGCCCATCACAAGTTGTTCAGCGAGAACTGCAACAGCTTGATCCTGATTTTGCTGGAGCCTATCCCTCCGTATATTATCCCTGCGAGGTACCACAAGCTGAAGGCTCTCATGGCAAAGAGAACGTACCTGGAGTGGCCAAAGGAGAGGAGCAAGCGTGCCCTTTTCTGGGCTAACCTGAGGGCAGCTATTAATATTAACCTGCCAGTGGCTGAGGGGCAAAGGTGTGGAGAAAGAGATTAA
- the LOC116488958 gene encoding toll-like receptor 1 produces the protein MGSLTSIYVFPCVFTLTLWNNVQPTVENKFIANYSSLLLTDVPKNIPLHTHVLDLSHNRISELSNSEFISLSDLQVLNLSHNLITELDFNVFIFNQDLEYLDLSHNNIWKVYCQTLACLRHLDLSFNNFTVLPICQEFGTMFHLEYLGLSAMMIRRSDFRYITHLQLNTVFLTLENFSLYEPQSLTALNTKSLHIVFSANQNFNFSLLYDGMSTSENLKIVNIRYTLNYKDFPSPTLKLLKKIKTTALMLDTVDLEWPIILQIFLLIWYSPVEHLTVRNLIFRGPIGGLTAYKFVPFLSSLEQVMSLGVSMKALTLEHVRNKVYYFNQEILYREFSEMNIANLTICDAYMPHMLCPQRASSFQYLNFSRNALTDELFQNCSTLAELKLLILKRNKFESLSKVSSMTKYMKSLRYLDVSSNLLRNDGAEEHCQWTKSLKELDLSSNQLTESVFGCLPVNVKKLDLHNNQIPSVPQGIAELKSLKELNLASNRLADLPGCGGFSALEILNMEMNSILTPSADFFESCQRVRELEAGHNPFKCSCELQAFMRLERQSGGKLSGWPEAYVCEYPEELKGTQLKDFHLTELACNTTLLLVTALLLTLVLVGVVAFVCIYLDVPWYVRMLWQWTQTKRRAWHECPEERESVLQFHAFVSYSERDSVWVKNELIPNLEKGEGSVQLCQHERNFVPGKSIVENIINCIDKSYKSIFVLSPNFVQSEWCHYELYFAHHKLFSENCNSLILILLEPIPPYIIPARYHKLKALMAKRTYLEWPKERSKRALFWANLRAAININLPMSFEANEEDDDVTSTDSITQPLIK, from the coding sequence ATGGGATCCCTTACAAGTATCTATGTCTTTCCTTGTGTCTTTACACTCACACTTTGGAATAATGTCCAGCCAactgtggaaaacaaattcaTTGCAAACTATTCAAGCCTTTTGCTAACTGATGTTCCAAAAAACATTCCACTCCATACTCATGTATTAGATTTATCACATAATAGGATCTCTGAACTTAGTAACtctgaatttatttctctttctgaccTTCAGGTATTAAATCTTTCTCATAATCTAATTACAGAGCTTGActttaatgtcttcatttttaatcaagATTTAGAATACTTAGATCTATCTCATAATAACATTTGGAAAGTTTATTGTCAAACACTTGCATGTCTTAGACATTTAGATCTTTCTTTCAATAATTTTACTGTCTTGCCCATCTGTCAGGAATTTGGGACCATGTTTCATTTGGAATATCTAGGATTAAGTGCCATGATGATACGAAGGTCAGACTTCAGATACATCACACATTTACAGCTGAACACTGTCTTCCTTACCTTGGAAAACTTTTCTCTGTACGAGCCTCAAAGTCTAACAGCCTTAAATACAAAGAGCCTTCACATTGTTTTTTCAGCAAACCAAAACTTCAATTTTTCCCTCTTGTATGATGGGATGAGCActtcagaaaacttaaaaatagtTAATATAAGATATACCTTGAACTACAAAGATTTCCCCTCTCCTACTTTAAagcttctgaagaaaatcaaGACAACAGCTCTGATGCTTGACACTGTGGACTTAGAATGGCCTATCATTTTGCAAATTTTCCTGCTTATTTGGTATTCACCTGTGGAGCATCTGACTGtgagaaatttgatttttcGGGGACCAATAGGAGGGTTGACTGCATATAAATTTGTACCCTTCTTAAGCTCTCTGGAACAAGTAATGTCTTTGGGTGTCTCCATGAAAGCGCTAACTTTAGAGCATGTTCGTAATAAGGTTTATTATTTCAACCAGGAGATTCTATACAGAGAGTTTTCAGAGATGAATATTGCCAATTTGACAATATGTGATGCATATATGCCACACATGCTTTGTCCGCAGAGAGCAAGctcatttcaatatttaaatttttctcGCAATGCCCTGACAGATGAATTGTTCCAGAATTGTAGTACTCTGGCAGAGTTGAAGTTACTTATTTTGAAGAGGAATAAATTTGAGAGCCTTTCCAAGGTGAGCTCCATGACCAAGTACATGAAATCACTGAGGTATCTGGACGTGAGCAGCAACTTGCTGCGTAACGATGGAGCCGAGGAGCACTGCCAATGGACCAAGTCTCTGAAGGAGCTGGACCTGTCCTCAAACCAGCTGACAGAGTCCGTCTTCGGGTGCTTGCCGGTCAATGTCAAGAAACTGGACCTACACAACAACCAGATCCCCAGCGTCCCCCAGGGGATTGCTGAGCTGAAGTCCTTGAAAGAGCTGAACCTGGCGTCGAACAGGCTGGCCGACCTGCCGGGGTGCGGTGGCTTTTCGGCCCTGGAGATCCTGAATATGGAGATGAACTCGATCCTCACCCCTTCCGCCGACTTCTTTGAGAGCTGCCAGAGGGTGCGGGAGCTGGAAGCCGGGCACAATCCGTTCAAGTGCTCCTGTGAACTGCAGGCCTTCATGCGTCTTGAGAGGCAGTCTGGGGGGAAGCTGTCCGGCTGGCCGGAGGCATACGTGTGCGAGTACCCCGAGGAGCTGAAGGGAACGCAGCTGAAGGACTTCCACTTGACGGAGCTGGCTTGCAACACGACCCTGTTGCTTGTGACGGCTCTGCTGCTGACGCTGGTGCTGGTGGGAGTGGTGGCCTTTGTGTGCATCTACCTGGACGTGCCGTGGTACGTGCGCATGCTGTGGCAGTGGACGCAGACGAAGCGCAGAGCTTGGCACGAGTGCCCCGAGGAGCGGGAAAGCGTCCTGCAGTTCCACGCCTTCGTTTCCTACAGCGAGCGCGATTCCGTGTGGGTGAAGAACGAGCTGATCCCGAACCTGGAGAAGGGGGAGGGCAGCgtccagctgtgccagcacgAGAGAAACTTTGTTCCCGGCAAGAGCATTGTGGAGAATATCATTAACTGCATAGACAAGAGCTACAAGTCAATCTTTGTGTTGTCTCCCAACTTTGTGCAGAGCGAGTGGTGTCACTACGAGCTGTACTTTGCCCATCACAAGTTGTTCAGCGAGAACTGCAACAGCTTGATCCTGATTTTGCTGGAGCCTATCCCTCCGTATATTATCCCTGCGAGGTACCACAAGCTGAAGGCTCTCATGGCAAAGAGAACGTACCTGGAGTGGCCAAAGGAGAGGAGCAAGCGTGCCCTTTTCTGGGCTAACCTGAGGGCAGCTATTAATATTAACCTACCAATGTCATTTGAAGCAAATGAGGAGGACGATGATGTTACTTCTACTGATAGTATAACTCAGCCTCTGATTAAGTGA